In Candidatus Binatia bacterium, the following proteins share a genomic window:
- a CDS encoding YkgJ family cysteine cluster protein, with product MKGHEDIEKIYADAEASLPARNCTRTTRCCRFAETGREPYVTRAETDYLFAVLRSQGRRMPPPRDDRACPFLASDQKTCTVYEGRPFGCRTHFCREAGGAISASELKPSLDRLAALDEVLGGDGPRPLTRVLNEIARAAVPRLRRRPWVRR from the coding sequence ATGAAAGGCCACGAAGACATCGAGAAGATCTACGCGGACGCCGAGGCATCGCTGCCCGCGCGCAACTGCACGCGCACGACGCGCTGCTGCCGCTTCGCCGAAACGGGGCGCGAGCCGTACGTCACGCGAGCCGAGACCGACTACCTGTTCGCGGTGCTACGCTCCCAGGGCCGGCGAATGCCGCCGCCTCGCGATGACCGTGCGTGTCCGTTCCTGGCTTCGGACCAGAAGACCTGCACTGTCTACGAGGGACGGCCCTTCGGATGCCGCACGCATTTCTGCCGCGAGGCCGGCGGTGCGATCAGCGCAAGCGAGCTGAAACCGAGCCTGGACCGACTGGCCGCGCTCGACGAGGTGCTCGGAGGCGACGGGCCTCGTCCGCTGACACGGGTGCTGAATGAAATCGCGCGCGCGGCGGTCCCGCGACTGCGCCGACGTCCGTGGGTCCGTCGCTGA
- a CDS encoding acetoacetate decarboxylase family protein → MATAAAQANEHVIQGRRITWPVTVRDAASASVTWLVDAAAARALLPSPDLDVIEVLPGRSLFTLACIDYVDNDLGDYNEVSLTLFVREKTKGRGIPWVSDAVSFLRGRAGTFIVWLPVDQAFTREAGEKLWGFPKTIETITFDHNGDRARCRLESRGRHVLTLSMPRGGSRELPENAMTTYTMIGDRTAATRFVSRSKGTGFFRSGIELELGDHPMSRELAALGLPKAPLMGMWMEHMSATFEPARLLEHGR, encoded by the coding sequence ATGGCGACGGCAGCGGCACAGGCGAACGAACACGTCATCCAGGGCCGGCGCATCACGTGGCCCGTCACCGTCCGGGACGCGGCGTCGGCGTCCGTCACGTGGCTCGTCGACGCGGCTGCCGCCCGCGCGCTGCTGCCGAGTCCGGACCTGGACGTCATCGAAGTGCTCCCCGGACGCTCGCTGTTCACGCTGGCGTGCATCGACTACGTCGACAACGACCTCGGCGACTACAACGAAGTGTCGCTGACGCTGTTCGTGCGCGAGAAGACCAAGGGGCGCGGCATCCCTTGGGTGAGCGACGCCGTCTCCTTCCTTCGCGGCCGCGCCGGGACTTTCATCGTCTGGCTTCCGGTGGACCAGGCGTTCACGCGCGAAGCCGGAGAAAAGCTCTGGGGTTTTCCGAAGACGATCGAGACGATCACGTTCGACCACAACGGCGATCGCGCCCGCTGTCGCCTCGAGAGCCGGGGCCGGCACGTGCTCACGCTGTCGATGCCTCGCGGCGGCAGCCGCGAGCTTCCCGAAAACGCGATGACTACGTACACGATGATCGGCGACCGCACCGCCGCGACGCGCTTCGTCTCGCGCTCGAAGGGAACCGGATTTTTCCGCAGCGGGATCGAGCTCGAGCTCGGCGATCATCCTATGTCGCGAGAGCTCGCGGCTCTGGGGCTTCCGAAGGCTCCGCTGATGGGAATGTGGATGGAACACATGAGCGCGACGTTCGAGCCCGCGCGACTGCTCGAACACGGGCGATGA
- a CDS encoding pyridoxamine 5'-phosphate oxidase family protein: MSTTALPVSHADDRFAPTARTTLKRLAVRGRYDRAAVHAILDEGLVCHVAFTMESGPAIIPTAYGRIDDVLYLHGSTANRMLRALASGAQACITVTLIDGLVLARSAFHHSMNYRCVVIYGAGEKVTDAEEHERALAAIVEHIVPGRAPSVRPPSRDEVLRTLVVRFPIVEVSVKERMGGPVDDEEDHALDVWAGTIPLRLVPGAPVDDPMVPPRVAPAPHATQYRRPGNCG, translated from the coding sequence ATGAGCACGACCGCACTTCCCGTCAGCCACGCCGACGATCGATTCGCGCCCACCGCGCGCACGACCCTCAAGCGCCTGGCCGTGCGCGGCCGTTACGACCGGGCCGCCGTCCACGCGATCCTCGACGAAGGCCTGGTCTGCCACGTGGCATTCACGATGGAATCGGGGCCGGCGATCATCCCGACCGCGTACGGTCGCATCGACGACGTGCTGTACCTGCACGGATCGACGGCAAACCGCATGCTGCGCGCGCTGGCATCGGGGGCCCAGGCCTGCATCACGGTGACGCTGATCGACGGGCTCGTACTCGCGCGCTCGGCGTTCCACCACTCGATGAACTACCGCTGCGTCGTGATCTACGGGGCGGGCGAGAAGGTGACCGATGCCGAAGAGCACGAGCGCGCGCTGGCGGCGATCGTCGAGCACATCGTTCCGGGGCGCGCGCCGTCGGTGAGACCGCCGAGCCGCGACGAGGTGCTGCGCACGCTGGTGGTGCGCTTTCCGATCGTCGAGGTCTCGGTGAAGGAACGCATGGGCGGACCGGTGGACGACGAGGAGGACCATGCGCTCGACGTCTGGGCCGGAACGATCCCGCTGCGGCTGGTGCCGGGGGCGCCGGTCGACGATCCCATGGTACCTCCGCGCGTCGCGCCGGCGCCGCACGCGACCCAGTACCGCAGGCCGGGAAACTGCGGATAG
- a CDS encoding MFS transporter: MPAPLVLACFWFAIMGALGTFFPLFSLYLSENLGLSGTQTGIVTAALPLAGLLAQPLWGSLADRSGSRVRVLALVTAAAAGGYYNLSVQRSFPGVLAATLLFASFSSAVMPLSISVSLALLRERGRNAFGIVRSFGTLGYLVAVAGFPLLLRAIGESAPEVSAAGHAAPSQPHLALMLLVASIAMGAGAVLALGLPRDGAVALRADAGDWRFLLRSLPYRRLLVVTLAEYTFLQGPLVMFPMFVRSLGGGLDVVSHLWIWMLAFEIPLLAGVAAAPEWIGARELIGMGIVADSTRWLVCALSPSLDVIYVVQVCHGLAVAGFVVGSALYVEAVVPGRLRSTAQGLVYMAGVSVGGVLSSAGAGVLIDAFGPRAPALVGGIGGACLAASLPWLLPRVARHAHDDIIAIEAVDERATV; the protein is encoded by the coding sequence GTGCCCGCACCGCTCGTCCTTGCCTGCTTCTGGTTCGCGATCATGGGTGCGCTCGGGACGTTCTTCCCGCTGTTCAGCCTGTATCTTTCCGAAAACCTGGGACTGTCCGGAACCCAGACCGGAATCGTCACCGCCGCGCTTCCGCTGGCGGGCCTGCTGGCGCAGCCCCTTTGGGGCTCGCTCGCCGATCGCAGCGGATCGCGGGTCCGCGTTCTTGCGCTGGTGACTGCCGCGGCAGCGGGCGGTTACTACAACCTTTCGGTGCAGCGCAGCTTCCCGGGCGTGCTCGCGGCGACGCTGCTGTTCGCGTCGTTCTCGAGCGCGGTCATGCCGTTGTCGATCTCGGTTTCGCTCGCGCTGCTGAGGGAGCGCGGTCGCAACGCTTTCGGCATCGTTCGCTCGTTTGGCACTCTCGGCTATCTCGTCGCCGTCGCCGGCTTTCCGCTGCTGCTGCGCGCGATCGGCGAGTCGGCGCCGGAGGTGTCCGCAGCCGGACATGCTGCTCCGTCCCAGCCTCACCTCGCGCTGATGCTGCTGGTCGCGAGCATCGCGATGGGCGCCGGAGCGGTGCTCGCGCTCGGTCTGCCGCGCGACGGTGCGGTGGCGCTTCGCGCCGACGCCGGCGACTGGCGATTTCTCCTGCGCAGTCTTCCGTACCGGCGGCTGCTGGTCGTGACGCTGGCCGAATACACGTTCCTCCAGGGACCGCTCGTGATGTTCCCGATGTTCGTGCGCTCCCTTGGCGGCGGCCTCGACGTCGTCAGCCACCTGTGGATCTGGATGCTCGCGTTCGAGATTCCGCTGCTGGCGGGAGTTGCTGCGGCCCCCGAGTGGATCGGCGCACGCGAGCTGATCGGAATGGGCATCGTCGCCGACTCGACGCGCTGGCTCGTGTGCGCGTTGTCGCCGAGCCTGGATGTCATCTACGTCGTGCAGGTGTGCCACGGGCTGGCAGTGGCCGGATTCGTCGTCGGCAGCGCGCTGTACGTCGAGGCTGTCGTTCCGGGTCGTCTTCGCTCGACGGCCCAGGGCCTGGTCTACATGGCCGGAGTCAGCGTCGGCGGCGTGCTTTCGAGCGCGGGCGCCGGGGTGCTCATCGATGCGTTCGGTCCGCGCGCGCCGGCGCTCGTCGGAGGCATCGGAGGCGCGTGCCTGGCTGCGTCCCTGCCGTGGCTGCTGCCGCGCGTGGCGCGCCATGCGCACGACGACATCATCGCGATCGAGGCGGTCGACGAACGGGCCACGGTTTAG
- a CDS encoding sulfotransferase, protein MSSERDQRLPIRIINGAARVLESLGRSRRSFVAAEEEMIAAASKAAGGATDLGDDDFRDGLSVLLRAYDEESRLNPFGRWMTTQQLVGIFRGRLESERWRREHPEFFDIEVRRPIFILGLPRTGTTALHALIAQDPANQVLEYWLASSPKPRPPREQWEKDARFKEAAQGLALSYWLDPKLKAIHLLTADGPEECRLLLQHTFRDDSFECNATVPSYSKWYEECDMRPAYRRHRDLLRIIGSGSPDRRWVLKYPSHLRRLRELVEIYPDACIVQTHRDPARVLPSLCSLIAGRRGIYEDQPDRRAIAAWVVDLWARTMDDAMAARRELGEERFFDVPFRETVTDPAGAVGRVYAHFGIDYAPETETALRTWHRDHPQHKHGEHRYSAADFGLEAGAMRERFSSYIERFGIEAENGR, encoded by the coding sequence ATGTCCTCCGAACGCGACCAGCGCCTGCCCATCCGCATCATCAATGGTGCCGCACGCGTGCTCGAGTCGCTCGGGCGCTCGCGCAGGTCCTTTGTTGCGGCCGAAGAGGAAATGATCGCCGCGGCAAGCAAGGCCGCCGGCGGCGCCACCGACCTCGGCGACGACGACTTCCGCGACGGCCTGTCCGTCCTGCTTCGCGCCTACGACGAGGAGTCGCGCCTGAATCCGTTCGGGCGCTGGATGACGACGCAGCAGCTCGTCGGGATCTTTCGCGGCCGCCTCGAATCGGAGCGCTGGCGCCGCGAGCATCCGGAATTCTTCGATATCGAAGTGCGCCGCCCGATTTTCATTCTCGGCCTTCCGCGCACCGGGACCACGGCGCTTCATGCTCTCATCGCGCAGGATCCTGCCAACCAGGTGCTCGAATACTGGCTGGCCTCGTCCCCGAAGCCGCGGCCGCCGCGCGAGCAGTGGGAGAAGGACGCTCGTTTCAAGGAAGCTGCCCAGGGACTGGCGCTCAGCTACTGGCTCGATCCCAAGCTGAAGGCGATCCACCTTCTTACGGCCGACGGTCCCGAAGAATGCCGCCTGCTGCTGCAGCACACGTTTCGCGACGACAGCTTCGAGTGCAACGCCACGGTGCCTTCGTACTCGAAGTGGTACGAAGAATGCGACATGCGACCGGCCTACCGTCGTCACCGCGACCTGCTGCGCATCATCGGATCGGGCTCCCCCGACCGGCGCTGGGTGCTCAAGTATCCGTCGCACCTTCGCAGATTGCGCGAGCTCGTCGAGATCTATCCGGACGCGTGCATCGTGCAGACGCATCGCGATCCGGCGCGGGTACTGCCGTCGCTGTGCAGCCTGATCGCCGGACGGCGCGGCATCTACGAGGATCAGCCGGACCGGCGCGCGATCGCGGCGTGGGTCGTCGACCTCTGGGCGAGGACGATGGACGACGCGATGGCTGCGCGCCGCGAGCTCGGCGAAGAGCGCTTCTTCGACGTGCCGTTCCGTGAGACGGTGACCGATCCCGCCGGCGCCGTCGGCCGTGTCTACGCGCACTTCGGCATCGACTATGCGCCGGAGACGGAAACGGCACTGCGAACGTGGCATCGTGACCACCCGCAGCACAAGCACGGCGAGCACCGCTACAGCGCGGCGGACTTCGGACTGGAGGCCGGCGCGATGCGGGAACGTTTTTCGTCGTACATCGAACGCTTCGGGATCGAGGCCGAGAACGGACGCTGA
- a CDS encoding DUF1214 domain-containing protein: MDAVAAGRGCGYGRPLRMPGPQNMAREADELVESGRLWAEFCDALRSAGSVIERDLAGDALDRAEGYRYLTRLARLALEKFLEHADPLAPTFYRLSHETAKIGCDNPDSFYQNAAIDGSCEYRLSGTRGTIAYLGIGAYYGHYGSGARSGCSGYLEGSQIRTDAGGGIEIVLSAQPHDGNWIKLEPDSSMLIVRQNYLDRATEVAAELKLERIGTGAPPAPLSSAHLVEGLRGAASYVQGTASLFANWAAGFRRTPNRLLAMDPKITGGAHGDPNIFFYMGWWELAPHEALVIEGVPPQCQYWNFQLNNVWMESLDYRYRPVTTNKHTTHYRADGSFRIVVAAENRGFANWIDTAGHRRGTMGLRWVKAAHHPEPACRVLRLDDVEPD, encoded by the coding sequence ATGGACGCTGTGGCGGCGGGGCGGGGCTGCGGCTATGGTCGGCCGCTTCGCATGCCGGGTCCGCAGAACATGGCCAGGGAGGCCGACGAGCTCGTCGAGAGCGGCCGCCTCTGGGCCGAATTCTGCGACGCATTGAGGAGCGCCGGCAGCGTCATCGAGCGCGACCTGGCCGGTGACGCTCTCGACCGCGCCGAAGGCTACCGATACCTGACGCGCCTCGCGCGCCTGGCCCTCGAGAAGTTCCTCGAGCACGCCGACCCGCTGGCGCCGACGTTCTACCGGCTCAGCCACGAGACGGCCAAGATCGGCTGCGACAATCCCGACAGCTTCTACCAGAACGCCGCCATCGACGGCTCCTGCGAATACCGCCTGAGCGGAACGCGCGGCACCATCGCCTATCTCGGAATCGGCGCCTACTACGGGCACTACGGCTCCGGCGCGCGCTCGGGCTGCAGCGGTTACCTCGAAGGCAGCCAGATTCGCACCGATGCCGGCGGCGGTATCGAAATCGTCCTTTCGGCGCAGCCGCACGACGGCAACTGGATCAAGCTCGAGCCGGATTCGTCGATGCTGATCGTGCGCCAGAACTATCTCGACCGTGCAACCGAAGTTGCCGCCGAGCTCAAGCTCGAGCGCATCGGCACCGGTGCGCCTCCCGCTCCACTTTCGAGCGCCCATCTCGTCGAAGGCCTACGCGGCGCCGCCTCTTACGTGCAGGGAACCGCGTCGCTGTTCGCGAACTGGGCCGCCGGCTTTCGCCGCACGCCCAATCGCCTGCTTGCGATGGATCCGAAGATCACCGGCGGCGCCCACGGCGATCCGAACATCTTCTTCTACATGGGCTGGTGGGAGCTCGCGCCGCACGAGGCGCTCGTCATCGAAGGCGTTCCGCCGCAGTGCCAGTACTGGAATTTCCAGCTGAACAACGTCTGGATGGAATCCCTCGACTACCGCTACAGGCCAGTGACGACGAACAAGCACACGACGCATTACCGCGCCGACGGTTCGTTCCGCATCGTCGTTGCCGCCGAAAACCGCGGCTTCGCCAACTGGATCGACACGGCGGGGCACCGCCGCGGCACGATGGGACTGCGCTGGGTGAAGGCAGCGCACCATCCCGAGCCCGCGTGCCGCGTCCTGCGCCTGGACGACGTCGAGCCCGACTGA
- a CDS encoding TerC family protein, protein MFLLYSGFLTLILLLLALDLGVLNRHAHVVGVREAMAWSLLWMTIALMFGVFVYYAYGSGWMGLGSAVDPVDHLANDGPRAALKYVTGYLVELSLSVDNLFVMTVIFSSFAVPGLYQHRVLFWGILGALLMRGSMIAAGAVLIQRFHGILYFFGAFLIWTAWRMVRLDVKNPHPENNPVVRMVRRFVPLTSHFHGHSFFVRAGSAASAAHDRPGADHDRAVEAASPGILMMTPLFLALVVVETCDVIFAVDSVPAIFSVTADPFLVFTSNIFAILGLRSLYFALAGMLDRFHLLEIALAIVLALVGTKMLLADFLDQWLGHEYNFWMLAAVVLILAGGVVASLLIPPKHEAEAGS, encoded by the coding sequence ATGTTCCTGCTCTACTCCGGCTTCCTCACCCTGATCCTGCTGCTGCTCGCGCTCGACCTCGGCGTGCTCAACCGCCACGCCCACGTCGTCGGAGTGCGCGAGGCAATGGCCTGGTCGTTGCTGTGGATGACGATCGCGCTGATGTTCGGCGTCTTCGTCTACTATGCGTACGGCTCGGGCTGGATGGGCCTCGGCAGCGCCGTCGATCCTGTCGACCATCTCGCCAACGACGGCCCCCGGGCTGCGCTCAAGTACGTCACCGGCTATCTCGTCGAGCTCTCGCTCAGCGTCGACAACCTGTTCGTGATGACGGTGATCTTCTCGTCGTTCGCGGTGCCCGGGCTCTACCAGCACCGCGTGCTGTTCTGGGGCATCCTCGGAGCGCTGCTGATGCGCGGCTCGATGATCGCGGCGGGCGCCGTGCTGATCCAGCGCTTCCACGGCATCCTCTATTTCTTCGGTGCCTTCCTCATCTGGACTGCGTGGAGGATGGTGCGCCTGGATGTCAAAAACCCGCATCCCGAGAACAACCCCGTCGTGCGCATGGTGCGGCGCTTCGTTCCGCTGACCAGCCATTTCCACGGGCATTCGTTCTTCGTGAGGGCCGGTTCTGCGGCCTCCGCTGCGCACGATCGCCCCGGCGCCGATCATGACCGCGCCGTCGAAGCCGCGAGCCCGGGCATCCTGATGATGACGCCGCTGTTCCTGGCCCTGGTCGTCGTCGAGACCTGCGACGTCATCTTCGCCGTCGACTCGGTACCTGCGATCTTTTCGGTCACTGCCGATCCGTTCCTCGTGTTCACGAGCAACATCTTCGCGATTCTCGGCCTGCGTTCGCTGTATTTCGCGCTGGCGGGAATGCTCGACCGCTTCCATCTGCTCGAGATCGCGCTCGCCATCGTGCTCGCGCTCGTCGGCACCAAGATGCTGCTGGCCGACTTCCTCGACCAGTGGCTCGGGCACGAATACAATTTCTGGATGTTGGCCGCGGTGGTGCTGATTCTTGCCGGAGGAGTCGTCGCGTCGCTGCTGATTCCTCCGAAGCACGAAGCCGAAGCCGGCTCCTGA
- a CDS encoding SDR family oxidoreductase, with protein MLLKDQVAIVSGIGPGLGQAIGLALAREGAAVVLAARGEDKLRDLEQAIRSKGGRAIAVATDISDPASCRNVVDKALSEFGAVDCLVNNAYHPGIYERIETIDLDTWRAPFEINVLGTLRLSQAVIPSMKERRSGSIVMINSMSMRRMMEMFGAYAASKAALNVATQTLALELGPYNIRVNSVMPGYIWGPPLKAYFDGEATRAGITPKEVYDAVAAQTALKTIPTSEEIAESVVFFASDMSRVITGQSLDVNAGHWFW; from the coding sequence ATGCTGCTCAAAGACCAGGTCGCCATCGTCTCCGGAATCGGTCCCGGCCTCGGCCAGGCCATCGGCCTTGCGCTCGCCCGCGAAGGCGCGGCCGTCGTCCTGGCCGCCCGCGGCGAAGACAAGCTGCGCGATCTCGAACAGGCGATCCGCAGCAAAGGCGGCCGCGCAATCGCGGTGGCGACCGACATTTCCGACCCGGCATCGTGCCGCAACGTCGTCGACAAGGCTCTTTCGGAATTCGGCGCCGTCGACTGCCTCGTCAACAATGCGTACCATCCCGGCATCTACGAGCGCATCGAGACGATCGACCTCGATACCTGGCGCGCCCCGTTCGAAATCAACGTGCTCGGCACGCTTCGGCTCTCCCAGGCTGTGATTCCGTCGATGAAGGAGCGCCGGTCGGGCTCGATCGTGATGATCAACAGCATGTCGATGCGCAGGATGATGGAAATGTTCGGCGCATACGCAGCTTCCAAGGCTGCGCTCAACGTCGCGACGCAGACGCTCGCGCTCGAGCTCGGCCCCTACAACATCCGCGTCAATTCGGTGATGCCGGGATATATCTGGGGGCCACCGCTGAAGGCGTATTTCGACGGAGAGGCCACGCGGGCCGGAATCACGCCGAAAGAGGTCTACGACGCCGTGGCGGCGCAGACGGCGCTCAAGACCATCCCGACTTCCGAAGAAATCGCCGAGAGCGTCGTCTTCTTCGCATCGGACATGTCCCGAGTGATTACGGGGCAATCGCTCGACGTGAACGCCGGTCACTGGTTCTGGTAG
- a CDS encoding low molecular weight protein-tyrosine-phosphatase — protein sequence MVKVLFVCTGNICRSPTAEGVMRSFVRREGLESQIEVASAGTHAYHVGEGADSRTVRAARRRGYDLGAHRARKVTAGDLQSFDHVLAMDRDNLRQLDALEASTPRVRTSARLFLEGVPRVKYLEVPDPYALADEGFEIVLDLVESGCEALLERIREGG from the coding sequence ATGGTCAAGGTCCTCTTCGTCTGTACCGGGAACATCTGCCGCTCGCCGACGGCCGAAGGCGTCATGCGCAGCTTCGTGCGGCGCGAAGGGCTCGAATCGCAGATCGAGGTCGCCTCTGCCGGGACCCACGCCTATCACGTCGGCGAAGGCGCCGATTCGCGCACAGTGCGTGCGGCGCGTCGACGCGGCTATGACCTTGGCGCGCATCGCGCTCGCAAGGTTACGGCCGGCGATCTCCAGAGTTTCGATCACGTGCTGGCGATGGACCGGGACAACCTGCGCCAACTCGACGCGCTCGAAGCTTCCACGCCGCGAGTCCGGACGTCTGCGCGGCTGTTTCTCGAAGGCGTGCCGCGGGTGAAGTACCTGGAAGTGCCGGATCCGTATGCGCTCGCCGACGAAGGCTTCGAGATCGTGCTCGACCTCGTCGAGAGCGGCTGCGAGGCGCTGCTGGAGCGGATCCGAGAAGGCGGCTGA
- a CDS encoding aminotransferase class I/II-fold pyridoxal phosphate-dependent enzyme, translating into MTARSGITGRSADAIARSVEHALETGRLSERDLLPPVRALAASLEVSPTTVAAAYRTLRQRGVVVGDGRRGTRIARREAEGPRLRIPVIDGAVHLADGNPDPALLPDLEPLLRRVPMPRDLYGEACMIPELADAARRLLAADRVEIPALTVVSGAMDGIERVLLTQLRPGDRVAVEDPAFAGVLDLLAAMALVAVPFMLDGEGPVPASFESAIASGVQAVIVTPRAQNPTGAATSPARGVELRKILDRHPSVLLVEDDHAAGVAGAPLVSLQSRKRVRHAYLRSMAKALGPDVRVAFLAGSVDVVARVEARQIVGMRWVSRLLQRLVVAALKDKKVLAAVAHAEAEYTRRRRAVIEALAARGVRATGASGMNVWIPVREEAVALQTIAVAGWTLAPGERFRVKSPPGLRVSISRLAVADTSRFADAVASALVPRRAATST; encoded by the coding sequence GTGACGGCACGTAGTGGTATCACGGGACGCAGCGCGGACGCAATCGCCCGCAGCGTCGAGCATGCGCTGGAGACGGGGCGCCTGTCCGAGCGCGACCTGCTGCCGCCGGTACGGGCCCTGGCCGCCTCCCTCGAGGTCAGCCCGACCACGGTGGCCGCCGCCTACCGGACACTGAGGCAGCGAGGAGTCGTCGTCGGCGACGGCCGCCGCGGCACGCGGATCGCGCGCCGCGAAGCGGAAGGCCCGCGCCTTCGCATTCCCGTCATCGACGGCGCCGTGCACCTGGCAGACGGCAATCCCGATCCCGCTCTTCTTCCCGATCTCGAGCCTTTGCTGAGGCGGGTGCCGATGCCGCGCGACCTCTACGGCGAAGCGTGCATGATTCCCGAGCTCGCCGATGCGGCCCGCCGCCTGCTCGCTGCCGATCGAGTGGAGATTCCGGCGCTGACGGTAGTTTCGGGTGCGATGGACGGAATCGAGCGCGTGTTGCTTACCCAGCTTCGTCCCGGTGACAGGGTCGCCGTCGAAGATCCGGCGTTCGCCGGAGTCCTCGATCTTCTCGCGGCGATGGCTCTGGTGGCGGTGCCGTTCATGCTCGACGGCGAAGGCCCGGTTCCCGCTTCGTTCGAGTCGGCGATCGCATCGGGAGTGCAGGCCGTCATCGTCACTCCCCGAGCGCAGAATCCCACCGGCGCCGCGACCAGCCCGGCTCGCGGCGTCGAATTGAGGAAAATCCTCGATCGCCATCCGTCGGTTCTGCTGGTCGAGGACGACCACGCGGCAGGCGTCGCCGGCGCGCCGCTGGTCTCCTTGCAATCGCGCAAGCGCGTGCGCCACGCCTACCTTCGCTCGATGGCCAAGGCTCTCGGGCCGGACGTTCGCGTGGCGTTCCTTGCCGGATCCGTCGACGTCGTCGCGCGCGTCGAAGCGCGGCAGATCGTTGGGATGCGCTGGGTCAGTCGCCTGCTTCAGCGTCTCGTCGTAGCCGCGCTGAAGGACAAAAAAGTGCTTGCCGCGGTCGCCCACGCCGAAGCGGAATACACGCGGCGTCGCCGCGCGGTGATCGAGGCGCTGGCCGCGCGCGGGGTGCGCGCGACGGGAGCTTCCGGCATGAACGTGTGGATCCCGGTGCGCGAGGAGGCGGTCGCGCTGCAGACGATTGCCGTTGCGGGCTGGACCCTGGCCCCCGGCGAGCGCTTTCGCGTGAAATCGCCGCCGGGGCTGCGCGTCAGCATCTCGCGGCTGGCGGTCGCGGATACGTCGCGCTTTGCCGATGCCGTCGCGTCGGCGCTGGTGCCGCGCCGCGCGGCAACGTCGACCTGA
- a CDS encoding ankyrin repeat domain-containing protein, which produces MDIQSIRPATAFFLLLPLLAGSCAKPAEPVSKTAIHEAAQAGDLKGVEAALAAGVSVNAKGRSDATPLHHAVFGDKPDIIRFLASKGATVDALDGSDRTPLHYAASNGFLDCVTALLDVGADPDVRNAYGYSPLAAAAMEGRVEVIKLLVSRGASVDLPDLASKTPLDFALKQRQDAAARALVEAGADVNSVDREGRRPLTEARARGCDPSTLDFLVAHGAHD; this is translated from the coding sequence GTGGACATCCAGAGCATTCGTCCCGCGACGGCTTTCTTCCTGTTGTTGCCGCTTCTGGCGGGTTCGTGTGCGAAGCCCGCGGAACCCGTTTCCAAGACGGCCATTCACGAGGCCGCCCAGGCCGGCGATCTCAAGGGCGTCGAAGCGGCGCTCGCGGCCGGCGTCAGCGTCAATGCAAAAGGGCGAAGCGATGCAACGCCGCTGCATCACGCGGTATTCGGCGACAAGCCCGACATCATCCGCTTCCTGGCTTCCAAGGGCGCAACGGTCGATGCCCTCGACGGCAGCGACCGTACGCCGCTGCACTACGCCGCTTCCAACGGGTTCCTCGATTGCGTCACGGCGCTGCTCGACGTCGGCGCCGATCCTGACGTACGCAACGCGTACGGATACTCGCCGCTTGCCGCAGCCGCGATGGAAGGCCGCGTCGAGGTCATCAAGCTTCTGGTCTCGAGAGGCGCGAGCGTCGATCTTCCGGACCTTGCGTCGAAGACGCCTCTCGATTTTGCGCTCAAGCAACGACAGGACGCCGCGGCTCGCGCGCTCGTCGAAGCGGGTGCCGACGTCAACTCCGTCGATCGCGAAGGTAGACGGCCGCTGACCGAGGCGCGGGCCCGCGGCTGCGATCCGTCCACGCTCGATTTTCTCGTTGCGCACGGGGCGCACGATTGA